ctccactcGACTTACCTCTGCTCCGGCGGGCTGTCAATGGGCCAGACTGTGCAGCAGCATAAAGAGAGCAGTGGCAGTCAGACTGAGGCTAACAATAGAGGCGGCAGCGTTCTTGCGATCCGCAATGCTGCCGTGAGGGATCTCGTTCTCCGAATCGTCCGGCACAGGCTCCGGCACGGCCAGTTGCTCCAGTGCCAGCACCGTGGCCTCGTTGATGGTGCGGAGCAGGGGATAGCTCTGACTGAGTCGGCGGGGGGCAGAGCTAACCACCTTGAAGTCTTCAAAGGTATCGCCATCCAGCTCACAGTTGCCAAGGAAGTCATCCGTGTCCACCGACCAGACCATGACGCCCGCCAGACGCTTGGACATGGCATACAGCACCTTGTTGGCGATGGAACGCGAGCTGTCGAACGTCACAACGCTCACATCTTGCGTGAAGACATTGCGCTCGGAGCGGGCCAGCACCTGGCTGGTCTGGGGGTCCCACTGCTTGGTCCAGCCCGATGTCTTGTTGCTCAGTACATTGCAGATTTCATTGTACCCCAGGAAACCATCCTCGCGGGTATAGGGTCCCCGGAAGCCGACTCCGTCGCTGCCATCGTTGAGGTTTCCCTCGGACACCGTCTTGAAGGTTCGTCCGTAGAATGGCAGGCCAAGCACCAGCTTGGAGGGGGGGGCACCCAGCTTCAGCAGATAGTCAATGGTGAATTTCTGAAATGAATGATGCCAagatatatgcatgtattttCTGTTTCGTTCTCATGGGACTGTTCTAGCACGGCTTACCACACTGAAGGGATCCTCTGCTGGGGCAGCGAGGGGAGAATTGTAGCCCACCTTCTGGTCCCAGCTGCCGTGGTAGTCGTAGCACATGATGTGCAGGTAGTCCAGATACCGCGATATTTGCCGGACGTCGTAGGCCTCGTCGATCACCTTCTTGGCCGCCCCAATGGCCGAGGTGAGCAGCAGCCCATGGTTGTCGAACTCCTCGCGCAGCTCCTTGGTGAGAGCCACAAAGTTCTCGCGGTCGCTGGGCTTGCCCCCGCGCTGCGTGGGATACTCCCAGTCCAGGTCGAGGCCATCGAAGTTGTACTTGCGCACAAAGCTCGACACCTGCTTGACGAAGCGTTCGCGCAGGTAGCTATTGGCCACCAGGCTGGAGTAGTTGGCCGAGCCCTCGTTCCAGCCGCCTATGGCCAGGGAGACCTTCAGATGTGGATGGCTGCGCTTCAGGCCGGTCAGCTGCTCGTAGCCACCCTTGCCGTACTGCTCCTTCAGGTCTTGCCAGGGATCTAGCCGAAAAGAATGGGCTCGAATTAGCATACGCCAATAAAACAAACCGGCCGAaggtgctctgctctgctctgctcccttACCAAGCGATTTGATGGACGCCTGCGTGATGTCCAGGCCAGCGAAGGCGTACACCACATGGGTGCACAAGTTGGGATCAAAGTTGTCTATGGCATAGGCGCCCTGCTCGGGCCGGTACACAGCCCATGTGGATATGTAGCAAACAACCACCTTGTCGTGCGAGGGACCTGCAAGTGAGATCCGCTGTCAGCAACCCCTTTTGCGGTCAGCCTTTGGCGTAGCACTCACCCGTCCTGGCGGTCACTGAAGCCCATAATGTGCACGAAACGgttgccagcagcaggaggagccacAGCTGCGGTGCTTCCCCCCAGACTTTTCTCTGACGCATCGCTCGCATCTATGGGAGAGACACACAAGACCACATAAGAATAGAGTTGAATGTTTTGCGTGGTCGAGCGCCACTTTGTGGCGACAATGTGATACATTTTCATAATTCCAATTCCGTTCAATTA
The sequence above is a segment of the Drosophila pseudoobscura strain MV-25-SWS-2005 chromosome X, UCI_Dpse_MV25, whole genome shotgun sequence genome. Coding sequences within it:
- the Cht2 gene encoding probable chitinase 2 isoform X1; translated protein: MRAMRQRKVWGEAPQLWLLLLLATVSCTLWASVTARTGPSHDKVVVCYISTWAVYRPEQGAYAIDNFDPNLCTHVVYAFAGLDITQASIKSLDPWQDLKEQYGKGGYEQLTGLKRSHPHLKVSLAIGGWNEGSANYSSLVANSYLRERFVKQVSSFVRKYNFDGLDLDWEYPTQRGGKPSDRENFVALTKELREEFDNHGLLLTSAIGAAKKVIDEAYDVRQISRYLDYLHIMCYDYHGSWDQKVGYNSPLAAPAEDPFSVKFTIDYLLKLGAPPSKLVLGLPFYGRTFKTVSEGNLNDGSDGVGFRGPYTREDGFLGYNEICNVLSNKTSGWTKQWDPQTSQVLARSERNVFTQDVSVVTFDSSRSIANKVLYAMSKRLAGVMVWSVDTDDFLGNCELDGDTFEDFKVVSSAPRRLSQSYPLLRTINEATVLALEQLAVPEPVPDDSENEIPHGSIADRKNAAASIVSLSLTATALFMLLHSLAH
- the Cht2 gene encoding probable chitinase 2 isoform X2, which gives rise to MHLVAAGHQLFKGLRAKVENQMRAMRQRKVWGEAPQLWLLLLLATVSCTLWASVTARTGPSHDKVVVCYISTWAVYRPEQGAYAIDNFDPNLCTHVVYAFAGLDITQASIKSLDPWQDLKEQYGKGGYEQLTGLKRSHPHLKVSLAIGGWNEGSANYSSLVANSYLRERFVKQVSSFVRKYNFDGLDLDWEYPTQRGGKPSDRENFVALTKELREEFDNHGLLLTSAIGAAKKVIDEAYDVRQISRYLDYLHIMCYDYHGSWDQKVGYNSPLAAPAEDPFSVKFTIDYLLKLGAPPSKLVLGLPFYGRTFKTVSEGNLNDGSDGVGFRGPYTREDGFLGYNEICNVLSNKTSGWTKQWDPQTSQVLARSERNVFTQDVSVVTFDSSRSIANKVLYAMSKRLAGVMVWSVDTDDFLGNCELDGDTFEDFKVVSSAPRRLSQSYPLLRTINEATVLALEQLAVPEPVPDDSENEIPHGSIADRKNAAASIVSLSLTATALFMLLHSLAH